Proteins found in one Triticum urartu cultivar G1812 chromosome 4, Tu2.1, whole genome shotgun sequence genomic segment:
- the LOC125554284 gene encoding RING-H2 finger protein ATL1-like, producing the protein MDKALAGMADAPGAAPPPYVSPSAAFPIAIVIAIGFMVTSVILVSYYLLVVRCWLRASGASLLPRTRRDELVDRVSAVFFTDHDADQLPGGVDPEVVAALPVVRCRPAGKAVECAVCLSEFAPGERLKMLPACSHAFHIDCIDTWLHHNVSCPLCRTEVTAAAGKACCDDHDALAARDRRIDAGPSGPGGSCRFPTPKQGVAVQEPIRRSMSMDFLPGDRGRKPRKEAELPSHADVAGSSSSVAATPAGVGETSGRFRRLMSSFGLGRSSRSTVLPIHLDP; encoded by the coding sequence ATGGACAAGGCGTTGGCGGGCATGGCGGACGCGCCGGGGGCGGCGCCGCCGCCGTACGTCAGCCCGTCGGCGGCGTTCCCCATCGCGATCGTCATCGCCATCGGCTTCATGGTCACCTCCGTCATCCTCGTCAGCTACTACCTGCTCGTCGTCCGCTGCTGGCTCCGCGCCAGCGGCGCCAGCCTGCTCCCGCGCACCCgccgcgacgagctcgtggaccGCGTCTCCGCCGTCTTCTTCACCGACCACGACGCCGACCAGCTGCCCGGCGGCGTCGACCCGGAGGTCGTCGCCGCGCTCCCCGTCGTCAGGTGCCGGCCGGCCGGGAAGGCGGTCGAGTGCGCCGTGTGCCTGTCCGAGTTCGCGCCCGGGGAGCGGCTCAAGATGCTGCCGGCCTGCTCCCACGCCTTCCACATCGACTGCATCGACACCTGGCTCCACCACAACGTCAGCTGCCCGCTCTGCCGGACCGAGGTCACCGCCGCCGCGGGCAAGGCCTGCTGCGACGACCACGACGCGCTCGCCGCCCGCGACAGGCGCATCGACGCGGGCCCCTCGGGGCCGGGGGGCTCCTGCCGGTTTCCCACTCCCAAGCAGGGCGTCGCCGTGCAGGAGCCCATCAGGCGGTCCATGTCCATGGACTTCCTGCCGGGCGACCGCGGACGGAAGCCGCGGAAGGAGGCCGAGCTGCCGAGCCACGCCGACGTGgccggcagcagcagcagcgtgGCCGCCACCCCCGCCGGCGTGGGCGAGACGAGCGGGCGGTTCCGGCGGCTCATGTCGTCGTTCGGGCTCGGGCGGAGCTCGCGGAGCACGGTGCTGCCCATCCACCTCGACCCATGA